From Candidatus Methylomirabilota bacterium, a single genomic window includes:
- the hpnJ gene encoding hopanoid biosynthesis associated radical SAM protein HpnJ: MSEAAGYLRTLFLHPPSYEGFDGGAGSRYQARREVRSFWYPTWLAQPAALVPGSRLVDAPPADLALEDVLPLARGYELAVLHTSTPSFSYDVKVAEALRAENPWLRIGFVGAHVAVNPEDALAASDAIEFVARNEFDFTLEEVARGRPLERVRGLSYRAGGLIRHTPDRPVLEDMDALPFVVDVYKRDLTIENYFIGYLLHPYVSLYTGRGCRSKCTFCLWPQTVGGQRYRRRSVAHVLDEIALARRYFPQAREYFFDDDTFTDDLPRAEAIARGLGRLGVTWSCNAKADVPYATLRVLRDNGLRLLLVGYESGDQRILNNVKKGLRLDVARRFARDCRDLGIMTHGTFILGLPGETRETIETTIRYACEIDPHTIQVSIAAPYPGTALYREAVDAGWLGGPDLVGGRGFQQSALAYPHLSSAEIFDAVEVFYKRFYFRPRKLWALACEMARDRRMLGRRLREGAEFFRFLAQRAR; the protein is encoded by the coding sequence GTGTCTGAGGCGGCGGGCTACCTCAGGACGCTCTTCCTGCACCCGCCGTCGTACGAGGGCTTCGACGGGGGCGCCGGCTCGCGCTACCAGGCGCGCCGCGAGGTGCGCTCGTTCTGGTACCCGACGTGGCTCGCGCAGCCCGCGGCGCTGGTCCCGGGCTCCCGCCTCGTGGACGCGCCGCCCGCCGATCTCGCGCTCGAGGACGTGCTGCCGCTCGCCCGCGGGTACGAGCTGGCCGTGCTCCACACGAGCACGCCGTCGTTTTCCTACGACGTGAAGGTCGCCGAGGCGCTCCGCGCGGAGAACCCGTGGCTGCGGATCGGCTTCGTCGGCGCCCACGTCGCGGTGAATCCCGAGGACGCGCTCGCCGCCTCCGACGCGATCGAGTTCGTGGCGCGCAACGAGTTCGACTTCACGCTGGAGGAGGTCGCGCGGGGCCGGCCGCTCGAGCGGGTCCGCGGGCTCTCGTACCGTGCCGGCGGCCTGATCCGCCACACGCCCGACCGGCCGGTCCTCGAGGACATGGACGCGCTGCCCTTCGTCGTGGACGTCTACAAGCGCGACCTCACCATCGAAAACTACTTCATCGGCTACCTCCTCCATCCCTACGTGTCGCTCTACACGGGCCGCGGCTGCCGCTCGAAGTGCACCTTCTGCCTCTGGCCCCAGACCGTCGGGGGTCAGCGCTATCGGAGGCGCTCGGTCGCGCACGTCCTCGACGAGATCGCCCTCGCCCGGCGCTACTTCCCGCAGGCGCGCGAGTACTTCTTCGACGACGACACGTTCACCGACGACCTCCCACGCGCCGAGGCGATCGCGCGCGGGCTCGGCCGGCTCGGCGTCACGTGGTCCTGCAACGCCAAGGCGGACGTGCCGTACGCGACGCTCCGGGTTCTCCGGGACAACGGGCTGCGGCTCCTGCTCGTCGGCTACGAGTCGGGCGACCAGCGGATCCTCAACAACGTGAAGAAGGGGCTCCGGCTCGACGTCGCGCGGCGGTTCGCGCGCGACTGCCGCGACCTCGGCATCATGACCCACGGCACCTTTATCCTCGGGCTGCCCGGCGAGACGCGCGAGACGATCGAGACGACGATCCGCTACGCGTGCGAGATCGACCCGCACACGATCCAGGTCTCGATCGCCGCGCCCTATCCCGGCACCGCGCTGTACCGCGAGGCCGTGGACGCGGGCTGGCTCGGCGGGCCCGACCTCGTGGGCGGCCGCGGGTTCCAGCAGAGCGCCCTCGCCTATCCGCACCTGTCGAGCGCCGAGATCTTCGACGCCGTCGAGGTGTTCTACAAGCGGTTCTACTTCCGCCCGCGGAAGCTCTGGGCGCTGGCGTGCGAGATGGCGCGTGACCGCCGGATGCTCGGGCGCCGCCTCCGCGAGGGCGCGGAGTTCTTCCGCTTCCTCGCTCAGCGCGCGCGGTAG
- a CDS encoding putative quinol monooxygenase, giving the protein MANVLTVVAKLSAKPGKGDELETFLREQVAAVRKAEPDCLVYRLHRSKKNPDVFLFYEQYRSDAAFDVHRKAPHLAAFRERRDPLVAGPAEVEFFLSVTD; this is encoded by the coding sequence ATGGCGAACGTGCTGACCGTGGTCGCGAAGTTGTCGGCGAAGCCCGGCAAGGGCGACGAGCTCGAGACGTTCCTCCGCGAGCAGGTGGCGGCGGTGCGGAAAGCGGAGCCGGACTGCCTCGTCTACCGATTGCACCGGTCCAAGAAGAACCCCGACGTCTTCCTCTTCTACGAGCAGTACCGTTCCGACGCGGCCTTCGACGTGCACCGGAAGGCGCCGCACCTGGCGGCCTTCCGCGAGCGCCGCGATCCGCTCGTCGCCGGTCCCGCGGAGGTGGAGTTCTTCCTCTCCGTCACCGACTGA
- a CDS encoding DUF4286 family protein yields the protein MATVLFVVKATIRRDREEAFNRWYNEEHVPQVLQWKGLVSARRYKALEGEDTWQYMAVYELQDEATYRRLVASDHMKALRAEYDANFGAVSQRARFAYTQVWP from the coding sequence ATGGCCACGGTGCTGTTCGTCGTGAAGGCGACCATCCGGCGCGACCGGGAAGAGGCGTTCAACCGCTGGTACAACGAGGAGCACGTGCCGCAGGTGCTCCAGTGGAAGGGCCTCGTGAGCGCGCGGCGCTACAAGGCGCTCGAGGGCGAGGACACCTGGCAGTACATGGCGGTGTACGAGCTCCAGGACGAGGCGACTTACCGGCGCCTCGTGGCCTCCGACCACATGAAGGCGCTCCGCGCCGAGTACGACGCGAACTTCGGCGCGGTCAGCCAGCGCGCCCGGTTCGCATACACGCAGGTCTGGCCATAG
- a CDS encoding molybdopterin oxidoreductase family protein — MPSSVCPHDCPSCCRLLVTVEDGRITAVTGDPAHPFTQGVICGKVREYAERVHSPLRVATPLRRVGPKGRGEFARISWDEAIGEIAERWRAVIREHGAEAILPFSYAGSMGQVQYHAGHPLFHALGASRLDRSICVSTAYTGWRATVGVVTGNDSEQMVGADLVVLWGVNAAYSTVNVMTLVKQARARGAHVVVVDPYRTPTAQQGDEHLMLRPGTDTALALAVMHVLVAEGRLDRDYIERATLGFERLAEHVKAWSPDAVAPTVGLPAETIARFARRYGAGPRSFIRIGIGLSRHDNGGMACRTLACLPALTGAYADPHGGALLSSGQAPGFDFRVLERPDLMPGPPPRVINMIRLGRVLTDPTLAPPVKALYVYSSNPAAVCPNQTFVLEGLAREDLFTVVHEQVLTDTAHYADLVLPATTSMEHEDLYRSYGQFTLQLARPVLPPQGEALSNWEVCGRLARALGVAEEHYAKSVPALIDEFLARGGAPVRGITYARLRREGWARLDLPRPYMPFAHGAPTPSGRVEFYSETLARQGFPALPTWVPLAEGPERAELLRRFPLQCIVPPNRFFLNSSFSQSERLRRRQGTPSVMVAAPDASARGIADGDAVRVESARGAARFTARVTDATRPGVVVVEGIWWHRFHPGGRSVNVLTDDRVTDMGGGPAFHSNLVEVSRV, encoded by the coding sequence ATGCCGTCCTCCGTGTGCCCCCACGACTGCCCGTCGTGCTGCCGGCTCCTCGTCACCGTCGAGGACGGGCGCATTACCGCGGTCACCGGAGATCCCGCGCACCCGTTCACGCAGGGCGTGATCTGCGGCAAGGTGCGCGAGTACGCGGAACGAGTGCACTCGCCGCTGCGCGTCGCGACGCCGCTCAGGCGCGTGGGCCCGAAGGGGCGCGGCGAGTTCGCGCGGATCTCCTGGGACGAGGCGATCGGCGAGATCGCGGAGCGCTGGCGCGCGGTCATCCGGGAGCACGGCGCCGAGGCGATCCTGCCCTTTTCCTACGCGGGCTCGATGGGACAAGTGCAGTACCACGCGGGCCACCCGCTCTTCCACGCGCTCGGCGCCTCCCGCCTCGACCGCTCGATCTGCGTGTCGACCGCGTACACCGGGTGGCGCGCGACCGTCGGCGTGGTCACCGGCAACGACTCCGAGCAGATGGTGGGCGCCGACCTCGTCGTCCTCTGGGGCGTGAACGCCGCCTACTCGACCGTGAACGTCATGACGCTCGTGAAGCAGGCCCGCGCCCGCGGCGCGCACGTCGTGGTCGTGGACCCCTACCGCACGCCGACCGCGCAGCAGGGGGACGAGCACCTGATGCTCCGCCCGGGCACCGACACGGCGCTGGCCCTCGCGGTGATGCACGTGCTCGTGGCCGAGGGGCGCCTCGACCGCGACTACATCGAGCGCGCCACGCTCGGCTTCGAGCGCCTCGCCGAGCACGTCAAGGCCTGGTCGCCCGACGCGGTCGCGCCGACCGTCGGCCTCCCCGCGGAGACCATCGCGCGGTTCGCCCGGCGGTACGGCGCCGGGCCGCGGAGCTTCATCCGTATCGGCATCGGTCTCTCGCGCCACGACAACGGCGGCATGGCCTGCCGCACCCTCGCGTGCCTGCCGGCCCTCACGGGCGCTTACGCGGATCCCCACGGCGGCGCGCTCCTTTCCTCGGGCCAGGCGCCCGGGTTCGACTTCCGCGTGCTCGAGCGTCCCGATCTCATGCCGGGCCCGCCGCCGCGCGTGATCAACATGATCCGGCTCGGCCGAGTCCTCACCGACCCGACGCTCGCGCCGCCCGTGAAGGCGCTCTACGTCTACAGCTCGAACCCCGCGGCCGTGTGCCCGAACCAGACGTTCGTGCTCGAGGGGCTCGCGCGGGAGGACCTGTTCACGGTCGTCCACGAGCAGGTGCTGACGGACACGGCGCACTACGCCGACCTCGTCCTGCCCGCGACGACGTCCATGGAGCACGAGGACCTCTACCGCTCCTACGGCCAGTTCACGCTCCAGCTGGCCCGGCCCGTCCTGCCGCCGCAGGGCGAAGCGCTGTCGAACTGGGAGGTCTGCGGGCGGCTCGCGCGCGCGCTGGGCGTGGCCGAGGAGCACTACGCCAAGAGCGTCCCAGCGCTCATCGACGAGTTCCTCGCGCGCGGCGGCGCCCCGGTGCGGGGCATCACCTACGCGCGGCTCCGGCGCGAGGGCTGGGCGCGGCTCGACCTGCCGCGGCCGTACATGCCGTTCGCGCACGGGGCGCCGACGCCGTCGGGCCGGGTCGAGTTCTACTCGGAAACGCTCGCGCGCCAGGGGTTCCCCGCGCTCCCGACCTGGGTACCCCTCGCCGAGGGACCGGAGCGCGCGGAGCTCCTCCGGCGCTTCCCGCTCCAGTGCATCGTGCCGCCGAACCGCTTCTTCCTGAACTCGTCCTTCAGCCAGTCCGAGCGGCTGCGCCGGCGGCAGGGGACGCCGAGCGTGATGGTCGCCGCGCCGGACGCGTCGGCGCGCGGCATCGCCGACGGCGACGCGGTCCGCGTCGAGAGCGCCCGGGGCGCGGCGCGGTTCACCGCGCGCGTGACGGACGCGACGCGGCCCGGCGTGGTCGTGGTCGAGGGGATCTGGTGGCACCGGTTCCATCCGGGCGGGCGCTCCGTGAACGTGCTCACCGACGACCGCGTCACCGACATGGGCGGGGGGCCCGCGTTCCATTCGAACCTCGTCGAGGTCTCGCGTGTCTGA
- a CDS encoding MFS transporter has product MFEWARRLNPFKTPETQRLATLFGVVYFAQGMWYLPNQTITIILKDRGLTAGQVADFFLLSTIPWLIKPAYGLLSDFVPLLGRRRQSYFILTSGLAAFAGLALASGALISHGPIETFTAVLPGVGAVTFTLVSGVGLFTLMALGLAFTDVLVDAMMVENGRPRGLTGAFQSVQWACITVASVIVGLLGGYLAEHRSLRTAFLLAAAFPLVSLLMGVFVVREPRARFDAEAIRETGRAIREALAHRDMWVVVGFIFFWTFSPSFGPAFLYYQTDALGFSQQFIGTLGSLAASAGVVGAAIYAPLSRRFPLKWLINVSIGAGVVATLAYLVYRGRASALVIDISFGCVGMITQLALLDLAAKSCPKRVEATFFALLMSVYNAGTQLSQNVGARLYDAIGFTPLVLISAALTAAAWLLVPLVRIDRIEARAREEAAARAAADAAAAGVSR; this is encoded by the coding sequence ATGTTCGAGTGGGCCCGGCGGCTCAACCCGTTCAAGACCCCGGAGACCCAGCGGCTCGCGACCCTCTTCGGCGTCGTCTACTTCGCCCAGGGCATGTGGTACCTGCCGAACCAGACGATCACGATCATCCTCAAGGACCGCGGGCTCACGGCGGGCCAGGTCGCCGACTTCTTCCTGCTGAGCACGATCCCGTGGCTGATCAAGCCCGCCTACGGCCTCCTCTCGGACTTCGTGCCGCTCCTCGGGCGCCGGCGGCAGAGCTACTTCATCCTCACCTCGGGGCTCGCCGCCTTCGCGGGCCTCGCCCTCGCCTCGGGCGCGCTGATCTCGCACGGGCCGATCGAGACGTTCACGGCCGTCCTGCCCGGCGTGGGCGCCGTGACCTTCACGCTCGTTTCCGGCGTGGGCCTCTTCACGCTCATGGCGCTCGGGCTCGCCTTCACCGACGTGCTGGTCGACGCGATGATGGTCGAGAACGGCCGGCCGCGCGGCCTCACCGGCGCCTTCCAGTCGGTGCAGTGGGCGTGCATCACGGTGGCGTCCGTGATCGTCGGCTTGCTGGGCGGCTACCTCGCGGAGCACCGGAGCCTCCGGACCGCCTTCCTGCTCGCGGCGGCGTTCCCCCTCGTCTCGCTCTTGATGGGCGTCTTCGTCGTCCGCGAGCCTCGTGCGCGCTTCGACGCCGAGGCGATACGCGAGACGGGCCGGGCCATCCGCGAGGCGCTCGCCCACCGGGACATGTGGGTCGTCGTGGGCTTCATCTTCTTCTGGACGTTCAGCCCCTCGTTCGGCCCGGCGTTCCTCTATTACCAGACCGACGCCCTCGGGTTCAGCCAGCAGTTCATCGGCACGCTCGGCTCGCTCGCGGCGAGCGCGGGCGTCGTCGGCGCCGCGATTTATGCCCCGCTCTCGCGGCGCTTCCCGCTCAAGTGGCTCATCAACGTGTCCATCGGCGCGGGGGTCGTCGCGACGCTCGCCTACCTCGTCTATCGCGGCCGGGCCTCGGCGCTCGTCATCGACATCTCGTTCGGATGCGTCGGGATGATCACCCAGCTCGCGCTGCTGGACCTCGCGGCCAAGTCGTGCCCGAAGCGCGTGGAGGCGACCTTCTTCGCGCTGCTCATGTCGGTCTACAACGCCGGGACGCAGCTCTCGCAGAACGTCGGCGCGCGCCTCTACGACGCGATCGGCTTCACGCCGCTCGTGCTCATCTCGGCGGCCCTCACCGCGGCCGCGTGGCTGCTCGTGCCGCTCGTGAGGATCGACCGCATCGAGGCGCGCGCGCGCGAGGAGGCCGCGGCGCGGGCGGCGGCCGACGCGGCGGCCGCCGGGGTCAGTCGGTGA
- a CDS encoding inositol-3-phosphate synthase — MGSVRVAIVGVGNCASSLVQGVEYYRQAPEHQFIPGLMHPRLGPYHVGDIEFSAAFDIDARKVGLDLGEAIFQAPNNTVRFAKVGALGVPVQRGMTHDGLGQYLSQVITKAPGSTADIAGILRETRTNVVVNFLPVGSEMATKWYVEQVLEAGCAFVNCIPVFIAREAYWRRRFEERGLPVIGDDVKSQLGATIVHRVLTKLFMDRGVRLERTSQLNFGGNTDFYNMLERERLASKKISKTDAVRSQLGHELPADAVHIGPSDYVPWLEDRKWAHIRLEGRGFGDQPINVELKLEVWDSPNSAGVVIDAIRLCRIALDRGLKGALLAPSAYLMKSPPEQWADDAARVRLERFIAGEE; from the coding sequence GTGGGATCCGTTCGAGTCGCCATCGTCGGTGTCGGCAATTGCGCGTCGTCGCTCGTGCAGGGCGTGGAGTACTACAGGCAGGCGCCCGAGCACCAGTTCATTCCCGGCCTCATGCACCCGCGGCTCGGGCCCTACCACGTCGGTGACATCGAGTTCTCCGCCGCATTCGACATCGACGCGCGCAAGGTCGGGCTCGACCTCGGCGAGGCGATCTTCCAGGCGCCAAACAACACGGTGCGCTTCGCGAAGGTCGGCGCGCTCGGCGTGCCGGTCCAGCGCGGGATGACCCACGACGGCCTCGGCCAGTACCTGTCGCAGGTGATCACGAAGGCGCCCGGCTCGACCGCCGACATCGCCGGCATCCTCCGCGAGACGCGCACGAACGTCGTCGTCAACTTCCTGCCGGTCGGCAGCGAGATGGCCACCAAGTGGTACGTCGAGCAGGTGCTCGAGGCGGGCTGCGCGTTCGTCAACTGCATCCCCGTCTTCATCGCGCGCGAGGCCTACTGGCGGCGGCGGTTCGAGGAGCGGGGCCTGCCGGTCATCGGCGACGACGTGAAGTCGCAGCTCGGCGCGACGATTGTCCACCGCGTCCTCACCAAGCTCTTCATGGACCGCGGCGTGCGCCTCGAGCGCACGAGCCAACTCAACTTCGGCGGCAACACCGACTTCTACAACATGCTCGAGCGCGAGCGGCTCGCCTCCAAGAAGATCTCGAAGACCGACGCGGTCCGCTCGCAGCTCGGCCACGAGCTCCCGGCCGACGCCGTCCACATCGGCCCGAGCGACTACGTGCCGTGGCTCGAGGACCGCAAGTGGGCCCACATCCGGCTGGAGGGCCGGGGCTTCGGCGACCAGCCGATCAACGTCGAGCTGAAGCTCGAAGTGTGGGACTCGCCGAACTCGGCCGGCGTCGTGATCGACGCGATCCGCCTCTGCCGGATCGCGCTCGACCGCGGCCTCAAGGGGGCGCTGCTCGCGCCGTCCGCCTACCTGATGAAGTCGCCTCCGGAGCAGTGGGCCGACGACGCGGCCCGCGTCCGGCTCGAGCGGTTCATCGCCGGCGAAGAGTAG
- a CDS encoding glycosyltransferase, with the protein MAPRVLILTASFGSGHNAAADALAAAFRAAGAGTRVVDHFRELVHPAFDRWSRRLYDTMLRRAPGLWSLAYRTGDRMTPASALTFNANRLGSARLARLLEAERPDRVACTHPTPAGALGVLRARGVPTPPYAIVFSDFAVHGQWLHPEADVHYVPADALGRAVVAGGIAPERVVTTGIPLRPEFAEPLDRAAARAALGLDPRAPVVLAMAGADGGRGRLEAVTRVLTELPPPLEALVVTGVDANLARALSARAGGRAGLRVLGYATNVRQLMAAADVLVTKAGGLSLAEALAAELPVVCFGSLPGHEARNEAFVVAAGVALAARSPAELGGVLRRVLARRDALDGLRAAGRALRRPHAAGELADHLLGIAAPEAPARPLAAYRAR; encoded by the coding sequence ATGGCGCCCCGCGTCCTCATCCTGACGGCGAGCTTCGGCTCCGGCCACAACGCCGCCGCCGACGCGCTCGCCGCGGCTTTCCGCGCCGCGGGCGCCGGGACGCGCGTCGTCGACCACTTCCGCGAGCTCGTGCACCCGGCCTTCGACCGCTGGAGCCGGCGGCTCTACGACACGATGCTCCGCCGCGCTCCCGGCCTCTGGAGCCTCGCGTACCGGACCGGCGACCGGATGACGCCCGCGTCGGCGCTCACGTTCAACGCGAACCGGCTCGGCAGCGCGCGGCTCGCGCGGCTCCTCGAGGCCGAGCGGCCCGACCGCGTGGCGTGCACCCACCCCACGCCGGCGGGCGCCCTCGGCGTGCTGCGCGCGCGCGGCGTCCCGACGCCGCCCTACGCGATCGTCTTCAGCGACTTCGCCGTCCACGGCCAGTGGCTCCACCCCGAGGCCGACGTCCACTACGTCCCGGCCGACGCGCTCGGGCGCGCGGTCGTCGCGGGCGGCATCGCCCCCGAGCGGGTCGTGACAACCGGGATCCCGCTCCGCCCCGAGTTCGCGGAGCCGCTCGACCGCGCGGCCGCGCGGGCCGCGCTCGGGCTCGACCCGCGCGCACCCGTCGTCCTCGCGATGGCCGGCGCCGACGGCGGGCGCGGCCGGCTCGAGGCCGTGACGCGCGTGCTCACCGAGCTGCCCCCGCCGCTCGAAGCCCTCGTCGTGACCGGCGTGGACGCGAACCTCGCCCGCGCGCTCTCCGCGCGGGCCGGCGGGCGCGCCGGGCTCAGGGTCCTCGGCTACGCGACGAACGTCCGCCAGCTCATGGCCGCCGCGGACGTGCTCGTGACCAAGGCGGGCGGCCTCTCGCTCGCCGAGGCGCTCGCGGCGGAGCTCCCCGTCGTCTGCTTCGGCTCGCTCCCCGGCCACGAGGCGCGCAACGAGGCGTTCGTCGTCGCGGCGGGCGTGGCGCTCGCGGCGCGCTCGCCGGCCGAGCTCGGCGGCGTGCTGCGGCGCGTCCTCGCGCGGCGCGACGCGCTCGACGGCCTCCGCGCCGCGGGCCGCGCCCTCCGGCGGCCGCACGCCGCCGGCGAGCTCGCGGACCACCTGCTGGGGATCGCCGCGCCGGAGGCGCCCGCGCGGCCGCTCGCGGCCTACCGCGCGCGCTGA
- a CDS encoding MMPL family transporter, whose protein sequence is MAVARRIDLPLRRLVHLSCARPWLTVGLALFLALVSIDYTLTTMTFQTSALRLLPAGQPYVEKYRQYAAEFGDLDDLAIVVKAPSLPEATVYAGRLVRELRARRVPLARVAYRIDPKHFEGRGLLYLSREKLEAIRDKILDYQDFVEAFAGRPTLDQLVDGVATQVANAFVTAFIDLGLHDAKSSLDIRFAEDLVAQIATRLDRPAPYHSPWGTLFAVGGADNPGVGYFLSDDQRLLFILAEPESERGSFTGDQRAIEGVRAVIAKLRREYPNIEVGVTGKPALSNDEMTSAFRDSQHATILAFALTLGLLLAAFLRVGKPVLMLLVLTTSLCWSLGVATLVIGHLSLFSVMFISIVIGIGIDYGIYFLFRYEEELFLGRNLKEAIEITAGRGGPGMLLGAVTAAGTFYVLGLTEFRGVQELGFVAGTAIVFSWVAMITVFPAILVLVDRHHAGRPANAIPRAIALERVHVPLLERLAQYPTAVLVFAVGITGFSLWGLTYIQFDYNLLNLQAEGTESVVWERKILATAGRSGFTALAGADSLEELRRKHTAFSRLPTVSEVDSALLLIPDDQPAKMKVIRDFAPIVAPIRIGRPTPVDIPRLIEALETLRRRFGIAANEAPEGETKLRLANLVEELDRLATRLRQTDPDVSEPALTVLQNQVYNDFVRNFQRLQANLNPKPIGLRDVPPELRRKFISDRGHFLLQIHPAVDIWDREGALRFITDLRSVDPEVTGTPIVTFEAIRFMERSYQEGTVYAVLLVSLVTYLTLRRVRETLLALLPLGLGLLWTCGLMFFFDLKFNMGNVFGLPLILGAAAEYGLNIVIRYMEGRDHGGPLIARSTVMGVLVSGLSTIVGFGSLMVADHRGIFGLGLLLTLGTATSLVAALIVLPVLLGPRARPALREPEVEPVALSSP, encoded by the coding sequence GTGGCGGTCGCCCGGCGCATCGACCTCCCCCTCCGGCGGCTCGTCCACCTGTCGTGCGCCCGGCCCTGGCTGACGGTCGGGCTCGCCCTGTTCCTGGCACTCGTCTCGATCGACTACACGCTGACGACCATGACGTTCCAGACGTCGGCGCTCCGGCTCCTGCCGGCGGGCCAGCCCTACGTCGAGAAGTACCGGCAGTACGCCGCCGAGTTCGGCGACCTCGACGACCTCGCGATCGTCGTCAAGGCGCCCTCGCTCCCGGAGGCCACGGTCTACGCGGGCCGCCTCGTGCGCGAGCTCCGCGCCCGCCGCGTGCCCCTCGCCCGCGTCGCCTACCGCATCGACCCCAAGCACTTCGAGGGCCGGGGCCTCCTCTACCTCTCCCGGGAGAAGCTCGAGGCGATCCGCGACAAGATCCTCGACTACCAGGACTTCGTGGAAGCCTTCGCCGGTCGTCCGACCCTCGACCAGCTCGTCGACGGCGTGGCGACCCAGGTCGCCAACGCGTTCGTCACGGCCTTCATCGACCTCGGCCTCCACGACGCCAAGTCGTCGCTCGACATCCGCTTCGCCGAGGACCTCGTCGCGCAGATCGCGACGCGGCTCGACCGGCCCGCGCCCTACCACTCGCCCTGGGGCACGCTCTTTGCCGTGGGCGGCGCCGACAACCCGGGCGTCGGGTACTTCCTGTCGGACGACCAGCGGCTCCTCTTCATCCTGGCCGAGCCCGAGAGCGAGCGCGGCAGCTTCACGGGCGACCAGCGCGCGATCGAGGGCGTCCGGGCGGTGATCGCGAAGCTCCGGCGCGAGTACCCGAACATCGAGGTCGGCGTCACCGGCAAGCCCGCGCTCTCCAACGACGAGATGACGTCCGCCTTCCGCGACAGCCAGCACGCGACGATCCTCGCGTTCGCGCTCACGCTGGGCCTGCTCCTGGCGGCGTTTCTCCGCGTCGGCAAGCCCGTGCTCATGCTGCTCGTGCTCACCACGAGCCTCTGCTGGTCGCTCGGTGTCGCGACGCTCGTCATCGGGCACCTCTCGCTCTTCTCGGTCATGTTCATCTCGATCGTCATCGGCATCGGCATCGACTACGGAATCTACTTCCTCTTCCGCTACGAGGAGGAGCTGTTCCTCGGCCGGAACCTCAAGGAAGCGATCGAGATCACGGCGGGACGCGGCGGGCCCGGCATGCTGCTGGGCGCGGTCACCGCCGCGGGCACCTTCTACGTGCTCGGCCTCACCGAGTTCCGCGGCGTCCAGGAGCTCGGGTTCGTCGCGGGCACGGCCATCGTCTTCTCCTGGGTCGCGATGATCACCGTCTTCCCGGCCATCCTGGTGCTCGTGGACCGCCACCACGCGGGCCGCCCGGCGAACGCGATCCCGCGCGCGATCGCGCTGGAGCGGGTGCACGTGCCGCTGCTCGAGCGGCTCGCCCAATACCCGACGGCGGTCCTGGTCTTCGCCGTCGGGATCACGGGGTTCTCGCTCTGGGGCCTCACCTACATCCAGTTCGACTACAACCTGCTCAATCTCCAGGCCGAAGGCACCGAGTCCGTCGTGTGGGAGCGCAAGATCCTCGCCACCGCCGGCCGCTCGGGATTCACGGCGCTGGCCGGCGCGGACTCGCTCGAGGAGCTCCGCCGCAAGCACACCGCCTTCAGCCGGCTCCCCACGGTCTCGGAGGTGGACTCGGCGCTCCTCCTGATCCCCGACGACCAGCCCGCGAAGATGAAGGTCATCCGCGACTTCGCGCCGATCGTCGCGCCGATCCGCATCGGGCGTCCCACCCCCGTGGACATTCCGCGGCTCATCGAGGCGCTCGAGACGCTGCGGCGCCGATTCGGGATCGCGGCGAACGAGGCGCCGGAGGGCGAGACGAAGCTGCGCCTCGCGAACCTCGTCGAGGAGCTCGACCGCCTCGCGACCCGCCTGCGCCAGACGGACCCCGACGTGAGCGAGCCGGCGCTGACGGTGCTCCAGAACCAGGTCTACAACGATTTCGTGAGGAACTTCCAGCGGCTCCAGGCGAACCTCAACCCGAAGCCCATCGGGCTCCGGGACGTGCCGCCCGAGCTCCGCCGGAAGTTCATCAGCGACCGCGGCCACTTCCTGCTCCAGATCCACCCCGCGGTGGACATCTGGGACCGGGAGGGCGCGCTGCGCTTCATCACCGACCTCCGCTCGGTGGACCCGGAGGTGACCGGCACGCCGATCGTCACGTTCGAGGCGATCCGCTTCATGGAGCGCTCCTACCAGGAAGGCACGGTGTACGCCGTGCTCCTCGTCTCGCTCGTGACGTACCTCACGCTCCGGCGCGTGCGGGAGACGCTGCTCGCGCTCCTGCCGCTCGGCCTCGGGCTCCTGTGGACCTGCGGCCTCATGTTCTTCTTCGACTTGAAGTTCAACATGGGGAACGTCTTCGGCCTGCCGCTCATCCTCGGCGCCGCCGCGGAGTACGGCCTCAACATCGTGATCCGCTACATGGAGGGACGCGACCACGGCGGGCCGCTCATCGCCCGCAGCACGGTGATGGGCGTCCTCGTGAGCGGGCTCTCGACGATCGTCGGGTTCGGCAGCCTCATGGTGGCCGACCACCGCGGCATCTTCGGGCTGGGGCTCCTGCTCACCCTCGGCACCGCGACGAGCCTCGTCGCGGCGCTCATCGTGCTGCCCGTGCTCCTGGGTCCGCGCGCCCGCCCGGCGCTGCGCGAGCCCGAGGTCGAGCCCGTCGCGCTCTCGTCTCCCTGA
- a CDS encoding luciferase family protein: MGRGRKLRRTLERGGSGPAQRLNEALGGWEGVRITPMFGRWGYFVGETLFACFPLREKERDLWIRLGPADQRRALADARIRPHRRFARRGWVELGVDEPEDVGRALRWLRRAHALARAGAHINQDREA, from the coding sequence ATGGGGCGGGGGCGCAAGCTCCGGCGCACGCTCGAGCGCGGCGGGAGCGGCCCCGCGCAGCGGCTCAACGAGGCCCTCGGCGGCTGGGAGGGTGTCAGGATCACGCCGATGTTCGGCCGCTGGGGCTACTTCGTCGGCGAGACGCTGTTCGCGTGCTTCCCGCTCCGCGAGAAGGAGCGCGATCTCTGGATCCGCCTCGGGCCCGCCGACCAGCGCCGGGCCCTCGCCGACGCGCGGATCCGCCCGCACCGGCGCTTCGCGCGCCGGGGCTGGGTCGAGCTCGGTGTGGACGAGCCCGAAGACGTGGGGCGCGCGCTGCGGTGGCTCCGCCGCGCCCACGCGCTGGCGCGTGCCGGCGCGCACATCAACCAGGACAGGGAGGCGTGA